The Gemella haemolysans genome includes a region encoding these proteins:
- the glnA gene encoding type I glutamate--ammonia ligase, whose translation MAKTITREEIIKRIEEENVKYIRLQFTDITGTIKNVEVPVSQIEKVLDNKMMFDGSSIEGFVRIEESDMYLYPDLNTFLVFSWDSEYGKVARFICDVYTVDGKPFAGDPRGNLKRTLERMKKLGFDTLNLGPEPEFFLFRLKENGEPSLELNDNGGYFDLAPVDLGENVRRDIVLELERLGFDIEASHHEVAPGQHEIDFKYDDVISACDNIQTFKLIVKTIARKHGLHATFMPKPIFGINGSGMHCNVSLFSKGENSFYDKTSENGLSEVASHFIAGILKHARSFTAVCNPTVNSYKRLVPGYEAPCYVAWSTSNRSPLVRIPAARGKSTRVEVRSVDPAANPYLAMSTILAAGLDGIENKLIPAEEVRSNIYVMTPEERIANGIDELPSTLYTALKELSSSSIMKEALGEHIFYNFIEAKSIEWDSFRTQVTDWEIDQYLKNY comes from the coding sequence TATTACTGGAACTATAAAAAACGTAGAAGTACCAGTTAGTCAAATTGAAAAAGTATTAGATAACAAAATGATGTTTGACGGTTCATCAATTGAAGGTTTCGTTCGTATCGAAGAAAGTGATATGTATTTATACCCTGACTTAAATACATTCTTAGTATTTTCATGGGATAGTGAATATGGAAAAGTTGCTCGTTTTATCTGTGATGTGTACACAGTTGATGGCAAACCATTTGCTGGAGATCCTCGCGGTAATTTAAAACGAACTCTTGAAAGAATGAAAAAACTTGGTTTTGATACTTTAAATCTTGGACCAGAACCAGAATTCTTCTTATTCAGACTTAAAGAGAATGGTGAACCAAGTTTAGAATTAAATGATAATGGTGGATATTTCGACCTTGCTCCAGTTGATTTAGGAGAAAATGTTCGTCGTGACATTGTACTTGAATTAGAACGCCTTGGTTTTGATATCGAAGCAAGTCACCATGAAGTTGCACCTGGTCAACATGAAATCGACTTTAAGTATGACGATGTAATTTCAGCTTGTGATAATATTCAAACTTTCAAATTAATCGTTAAAACTATCGCTAGAAAACATGGACTACATGCTACATTCATGCCAAAACCTATCTTTGGTATTAACGGATCTGGTATGCACTGTAACGTTTCATTATTTAGTAAAGGTGAAAACAGCTTTTACGATAAAACTAGTGAAAATGGTTTAAGTGAAGTTGCTTCACACTTTATCGCAGGAATTCTTAAACATGCTCGCAGTTTCACAGCTGTTTGTAACCCTACTGTAAATTCATACAAACGTCTAGTACCAGGATACGAAGCACCTTGTTATGTTGCATGGTCAACATCTAACCGTTCTCCTCTAGTACGTATCCCAGCAGCTCGTGGTAAATCAACTCGTGTTGAAGTTAGATCGGTAGATCCAGCAGCAAATCCATACTTAGCTATGTCTACTATTTTAGCAGCTGGCTTAGATGGTATTGAAAATAAACTTATTCCGGCTGAAGAAGTTAGAAGTAATATCTATGTTATGACTCCTGAAGAAAGAATTGCTAATGGAATCGATGAATTACCATCAACATTATACACAGCCCTAAAAGAATTATCTTCATCTTCTATTATGAAAGAAGCTCTTGGTGAACACATTTTCTATAACTTTATAGAAGCAAAATCAATCGAATGGGATTCATTTAGAACTCAAGTTACCGATTGGGAAATTGATCAATATTTAAAAAATTATTAA
- the trxA gene encoding thioredoxin yields MRESTDKEFFELSKTDSVKVFDFWAPWCGPCKMLAPVLEEVSNELTNIEFYKVNVDENQEAAGEYGIMSIPTLLIMKNGEVLEEKTGYQPKEALLELLSKY; encoded by the coding sequence ATGAGAGAAAGTACAGATAAAGAATTTTTTGAACTATCAAAAACTGATAGTGTAAAAGTATTTGACTTTTGGGCACCATGGTGTGGTCCTTGTAAAATGTTAGCACCAGTATTAGAAGAGGTTTCTAATGAATTAACTAACATTGAATTTTATAAAGTTAATGTTGATGAAAATCAAGAAGCAGCTGGTGAATATGGAATTATGTCAATTCCTACACTATTAATTATGAAAAATGGTGAAGTATTAGAAGAAAAAACTGGATACCAACCAAAAGAAGCATTATTAGAATTATTATCAAAATACTAA